DNA from Helicoverpa zea isolate HzStark_Cry1AcR chromosome 5, ilHelZeax1.1, whole genome shotgun sequence:
AAACAGGGGGCACATTCGTACGCGTACGAATGTACGAATACgaagatttttatgaaataaaatatggtaaacttttaaaataccaGGCAAAAAGCACAATAACATGTCTTTCCTTTTATAAAGTATTGTTCTTCtaacaaaatgaaatatgtttattaaataagccttacaattaatattttattgcagaATCATGGtgcgaaaatataaaaaaagggCACGCGTACTAAAAGGGTACACCTACGTTGGGAAGAAACCGGGATCATCATGGTCATTCTTTTTCCCTGTTATAGAAGACATATACACTCTGTATATCAGTGAAGTCGCCATGATCCTCCCTGATCCAGAACTGGGCTGGAACAGGGCTGTACAGCTAGAATGGCTAGACTTTTTACTTTTgcagttaatttaaataattataatgtgcAATTACTTCAAAAGTAACAATCAAAATGTATGATTAcctattttaagttttaattgacTGACACTAAGACTGTACAACAATCTCATAGAAAGTGATTGTAAAGATCTCATTTAGACTGATTGTATCAATAAGTAAACTAAGGATGAACGatataatgttttgttatttttctaaagAAAGATTTATCGAAGTAAGAAAGAGTTACAagtcaaatattattaagttagttctttgagaaatacatatttttataataattattaaaaatttaacGACTTTAATAGGCTTTTTAATTACCCTGTATGAATCTACCCCATGCGTATGAAAGTACCCCACCTACTGTACGAACGTACCCCGTACGTGGGGCAAGTTCGTACAAATATCTTATCGTAGAAAAATGACTATAACTCTATAACCTTTTGACATAATAGTGTCGGACTTTTTGGTAGCAAACTacaatatatttgttatacTTAGGTCTATAAACTAGATAAATTCGATTAttaatcataaattaaaaaaaataaaatctaaaaagcgTACGAAGGGTAACCACTTTCCCCTActttattgcgttagaatagagttcattttcgtaaatatatattttgagcatgcgcaatcttgtttagtatattacatctatggtttaaaaatactatattaCAACAAGAATGGATAAAAACTGGAcatttaactatttttaaaaaataatagtgaaGCAGTTAGGGTGTCTATATTTTGCGCCAAGTAGatttatcatgaattttaattgaGGTGGATCTGTGTCGTATGTGTGTTCATGTTAACCATCCTTTTATTTTCTAGGAAATCAGCTTTTATGAATTAattgttaacattttattttattgatttgatttgcCTACTTAACATTAGATAGGTATGTTGACTTACCTATCTAATCTAACCTTAATGCTTCGCACCTACGTTCTTCTTCTTCGTCCTGCcatgttcccaattttatttggggtcggcgcaatatgtcttccgcttccattcttcccggtcactcgtcatactgacactcccttcttattcatgtcatctttcaggcaatccatccatctttttttAGGTCTTCCCtgtcctctccatccatctactagattaagatcaaaaatgtaaaattggtgtacctaataaagtatatctatctatctacattCCTTAGCAAACATTTTGTTGCATGCGTGTAGGGCttccatccgtccgggtttccccggatttgtcctcgtttggaggccgtccgggggccgtccgggcggggtttcaagaagtgtccggggaaaacccggacacttttcatgtaaggaagcacctcattgaatttaagtatatgttagtagtaaatggattacaaattaggtattattttgtttaaaaaaatcgtactcgttcgggtaaaaatgcgatttacgccaaatgacCGGGTTTTTTTagtgtttgtccgggtttggcgaaattcgagatggcagccctacatgAGTGTAATCTCTCTTCATTACATGCCAAAAGTGTTAATGCTTTACACctacagataccggcacggatattgggctctcggcggaagagtggggatcgctttgcgcacccgtacgcataaggcaataaggcagtaaatcgcttctgcgcaggtgaaggtcatggcccgatatccgtgccgataactgtacgtTACTTTGGTAATAACACTTATGCAGGAATATTGACTCAAGTTGACcgatttagatatttttttttagaaatgccCGAAAAGCGCGACGTTAATATAAATCTGGTACTTAATATAACAACAAAAAGGTTATGAAGTGCCTCGTAGTCATGACTAAACGAAAACTAGTTGCCAATTAAACCCGTTGATCCTTTTTAGGGTTTCCATAGGTCATTTACCTACTAGGGCAGATATCTAAATTGAATTCAAAGCTGCTGAAGGTACGAACTTGTTAACCTACCTTAGTTTGGGTATATTTAAGTATGCAATaaactgattaaaaaatattcaaggttATCGTTATAAACAAACTATTGATAGTTGAAACAAATCTACGCAACTTCATTGTAACGTTCGGCTGCGTACCCAGTgctaaatattgaaaattattgaTTCATAGTTTGCCGCAACCTGTACAAGTTCACGATTGCACTTTATTCTAGTCGAGGTGACAGAGGTATAAAACCACAACACTGCCAGCTCGGGTATCAGTTCCGCAGGGATCATTGGAGACCACCACGACAGTACCTCCCGAAAAATGGCTTTCGTATtcaaggtaggtacctaccattttttgtttacttgttaatttaatttcatcgattatttttttaataaaaattaattaggtattgAGAAAGAGATCttatgttttattaaagttaggtatccttatatttttttcaattaatatatAATGGTTAATTTTAAACATCTTAATTAGGGAGATTTTGCCGTTTATTGGAACTTTTCTGGTTTCGCTGAGAATGtgacatacctacatacttacaaGTTCATGCTGGATCGTAATTGCTGATAAATGCAAGGTGTTATGTTTACTGTATCAACCCTTGCTTGGCTTTAAttgaaaaattacaattttaatttcgcTAATTTCATGATACACATAACTTCCATATATTTCATCTACCCAAACAAAATACTTACTTACTAGATTGACCCACCCATGAGAGAACACCTCATTATCAGTCTTTTTCATCCTATCAATGACATCTAATATTTTCCTTTACTTCTAACAACCTTAACCAAATTAACTCGACCCTATTTtcgaatttaaataacaatgaatttcAATCATTAAATTAGTCTCGTcagcttattataaaaaaacccTGGGTCTCACTTTCTTCGTGGCCGATTATTTTTCATTGTCGCTATTGAGTAACGAGTTAATAACTGCTGACCGTGAAGGCCGTGACTTTTTGTCGCCTCTAACTGGAAGTATTggtaagaaataaaagaaaataagacaCACCATCGAATTTCATCGTCATTTGCGGTATTAGCGTGGAATTTTCCATATTTGCTTCATGCACTAATGCACCTTGCATATTACGGAACAAACGAGATTCGGGAAGATTTTGATTTCTCGAGTAATTCACCTCAGTGCACCACCGCAGTTAAAGTCGTTGCATTTGAATCTACATGGTTAGTGCAGGCAGCTAATCCTAATCTGAGTTCTCTACTTGCAGTTCCTCACACCGGTAATGTTAGCAACAGTGGTGCTCTCAGGCAAAGCTCCTGGTGGCTATTCGTATAGCCGCTTCAGTGGACCAGTCAGCGGTCAAATCGTGGAAGTACAGGTACCAGCTGCTGAAGGTATCCCGGCTCAACAGCACGCAGACTACGGTTACGATCACCAAACTGGACAAATTCATCCGGATACTGCTAAATATGCGCATTTGAAGACTGTTGATTATGTGGTAAGTTTTCGGTGAGACTAGATTAACCTTAGGTTTTTGTAGGAGTGGTGATAATAAAGCATACGACGTGTTTTCTAGGCCAAACCTGACTACGCTTACTCATATGGCGTAGAAGATCCTCACACAGGCAACCTTCAGAACCATAAGGAACATCGCGATGGTGATGTTGTCCAGGGAGAGTATTCGCTTGTCGAACCTGATGGCTCCATCCGTCTTGTGAGATACACCGCCGACCCCAAAAATGGTTTccaggtaatatttattttctttagttttcatTGGTGGCTTGCATTATTTCAGGTCACATGTGGTAACATAAATCAGTAGCAACTTATATTTCAAAGttctttgttataaataaatgatgatctAGAGATCAGTGACGATTTGCAACTGTATTACGTGTTAGTAGTATAAGTGTAGGTATCTAATCGTTCCTTTTTGTCCGTTACTTCAGGCTACCGTCCACAAAAAAGCAGGAGGTCAACCACAGAAGCTTGTCCATTATGGCCATGCGAAACAAGAACGAGAAGACGATTCCGGAGAGTACTAGTCCTGTTACATTACTTTAGTTTAGTGTTTTGTACGTtgttgaatatttattaaagctttttgattaataaaacaaaagaataatacaATCACTCgtcatttaatttacaaatccAAACACAATTTTACACTTTTAACTTGTTCCATAGTTCATCTCAATAATGATTTGATCGTGTCTTTCGAGAACGGTAGCACTACGGTATGGGTTTTATCTCCGGCAATCATTTGAAGTGCTTGCAAATATCTTAGctgaaaattttcaaaatcatatcAGGGAACGATACGTATCCCAGAAGTTCGACCTCTTTGAATTTTTTTAAACGATGACGCTACTAACCTGCATGCAGTAAGGATTATCCATGAGCAATTTAGTAGCCTTCTGAAGGTTCTTAGTGGATTCTATTTCAGCGTTGGCTACGATTATTTTAGCGTTCGCCAACCTTGATGACTCGGCTTCCGTCGCCATTGCTTTTTGCAGCTGCAGAGGCAGACTTATGTCCTTTCTGTGATATAGAAAAacgaatacctacatattttatatcttaACAGAATACAGTGTAAATAGATTTTGCCCTCGGTTATTTGGTTTTTGTGGGAGTCGCGTGACGCATGCACGCGAATATAGGTATCACAAGAGAATAATCAACACATGAAAAAAATGGCACTGTCATTGCTTACAATTCAAATCTCACGATCTCAACCCCCCAGTTAAGGGTGAGCGTCTTCATATTTTCAAACACCTGATAGCTCACTGCGGGACGGTCGACGAGGATTTCAGCTAGTTTTCGAGTCCCGAGAGCGTTGCGGAGAGTTGTAGCTGCTAAAAATTGAGTGGCTATCCTGCATGGACAGACAAATAGAGGACTTGAACTTTTATAGAACACAATAATCTACAGCAATTATTAGAGATCGTAATAATTTATCATCGTTATAATTAGCCATATTACATCGCTCGCTGAAATACCAATTACAAAGCGTTTAATCAGGTTTCCTGAACGATGTTTTCTTTTACCGTTAGTTCAAAATACCTACTCTTTGTCTTTTACTCAAGTTCATATTTACAGTTAACTAATGTAATTCTCTTTTATAATACTTGTGTTTTCACTTACTTATAATCAGCAACGTTAACAACAGCCCAAACCGGATCGTTTATTTTGTAGAAGACAACTGCATCCACAGCAATAGTCAGAGCATCTTTCGTCAAAGCCTGTTTATAAAGTGTAACCTGTGTAAtctatttaggtacctataacatGCTAGCCAATTATCATAAGTGCATACCGAACCTAAAATGTTGTGTccatacatttaaatactgTTAGGATCGTAATGTATCGATGTGGAAACGTAAGCCTCAAGTTTGTTGCAGTCTTGTGAGGAGGTTCCTATGagttaagtaagtacttatacTAAATCATTTACTAATTACCTCTTGTGGCGGTACAGCATAACTAATGATTCTGAGGTCAGTATACTTGACGGTATCGACGCATGGTAACACGTAGACGAGACCAGGTCCATACGCTTtgtttttccgtaattttccaTTACGCAAAATGATTGCTCGTTCGAACTGTCTAACTACCTGTTTGAACATTAGAAAAATTGGAGGCAAAGATTTACTTAGTCAATGAAACTCTTACATGAAACTTGAAACAGAAATTGCAAGTAAAGAGAAAGAAAGGTAGAGGAACATTATCCAATATCCAATGAAAAAATACTCAGTGAACATAATGCTTTGACCCTTCGCGGAACAAAGTTGCAGCGCTGATTTTGTGCTACAGAAGTAGAACCTATATGCCTGCCCAGCCTTTTTAaacactatgttggggtcggtttccagtctaaccctaTTTGAACGAATATTAGAAATCTCACTCACCACATAAATGGTAAACAAAGAAAATGGAAACGTTATTATAACTAGAAGCAAAGATAGGAATACGAGGCATGATTCTATGCATTTATTTTGATCTGAAAAAATAATGTGTTAGTGAAACTACTTATAATGGAGTGCGCAGCTATGAATAGGTATTCACTGAAGTACCTAattagaaaattttgaaaataatcggaattatttttaattctattgACTTTGGAATGGGAAAACATTAAAGATTAACTATTTTAAAAGTTCcgtaaaatatgaatttaggcAACGATATAACCATTTGAACCAgcaatttgatttaaattgaaGCCCTGTGACATCACTTTTGATGCTTTTTCTAAATCCATATCTGTACTTTTGGCTGCCATTGAGATGCCATCATCTTGTATTTTTGTGTTGCTTTTTGtataagacattttttttttcaatttatttgtttaaaatacgGAAATTTGGAATATTTATGTTACGAAAGATAAGGTTACCAATTTGACGGTTGATGACAATCGAAAACTATTGTCATAGTATTAGAAACAGTTCTGAAACGTACAAATTGGCTATTTTGGCCGATCGCAATGTCATGAAAACTACTTTTTCTGTGAATAACTATTGCACATACTTTGCCTATGACTATGTAAGAAGATAAGGAAATTAAGATACCTACTTTGATTTATCTCTTGAGTTCTGGTGGATTTAGTTGCATTTATGGCAttgctgaaaaaataaacatagaaaCATTCGTACCTTCGCCGTAAAAGTTCTATTAAAGATGCAGCCAAACCAACGATTTCGAGGCACGTTCGCGGTGGCCTGGTTTGGTTGCtcattgaaaaaatatgtattgaatagtttttattaatgtatttGAAAACTTACTGGACGTGTTCCTGGAAGTTCTATAGGGAATGGAAACAGTACAGTTGTAGACTGGTCTGCAGCAATATAATTCAAAGTTTGCAGGTATCTTAGCTGAAATAATATGACGCGTCAGAAAGGGAGGTCTTGCAATTAAGATGATAAACCATTCACCAAAAGAAGGTTTTTTAAGCAAGTTACAAGAAAGGCTGAAATAATGAATTTGAAACAAgtacaattatttaaatgatggACAACAGATGCCTGCAGGTAGACTTGTAGACGTAGACTTCTAGCGAGGTAGACTGAACAAGATGACTTTTACCAGCATAATATGTGGATTCTCCATCATTATGAGAGAAGCTTCTTTAAGATTTTCTGCAGCTTTTATTTCACCTGCTGCCTCAATAACTTTGGCTTTAGCTATGCGAGTACCCTCAGCTTCGGCAGCCATCGCTTTTTGTAGCTCAAATGGCAGGAATACGTCTTTTCTAAAAATTACAAGAGAAAGGGATCTGATGATGCAATTATTAAGTGAAAATATGATGTAAACCGCTAGGACGACAGAACTGTGGGCATTTTATAGGTAATGACTTATGCACTGATGACAATACTGCAGACAGACTTTAGCATGCAACTAAAATAGTAAtggaaatattttgtgttttgtgtcgccatttcattaaagttgtctcaaaagggcttcagcgtgttggcttcggccccacgttcgccttccaaaaatccgggactctgtagtcccgtggtcgggtagagacatacaagatgaaaatattgtgtgtagtgttaaattgtatttacatttcAACTCGCTCTATTTTAACGCCCCACAATTGAGTGGTCTTATCTATTTCAGCTCTCGACTTCTGACTTATTGTTTCTCGACTCGTTAGCAGAGTATATAACGAGTGCTGGCCAAGTATATTCCTGATAGTGGCTATTGTTATCAGTTCGTTTGCATACCTGCAATCGAAAATGGTCATTAATTCCTTTTTAATAAAGTCTAAAACGAAATATCATTTCGGTAATATGTTGTGATTCTATTACTTGTTTGATTGAATGTTCAAGAGGCAATGAAGTGGTTTGTCTATGTGGAAGTACACGACTGCATCTACAGTAACCGTCACTGAGTCTTTTGTGAGAATCTGAAACATAAAGATTtgtaaatgacaaaaaaaaacatggatatagaaaaaaaatacatatcagACGATAACGACCACTCTCACATTAAACTCGATTTCATTGCTTAGTTACATACACAAGAAACAATTATACAAGAAATTTTACTTACTTCTTGAGGTGGTAAGTTAAAGGACTGAGTCCTGAGATCAACCATATGAATACTGTCAGTGCACGGTATCACCCATATTATTCCCGGTCCAGCTGGTGAGTCTTTCCGAACTCGCCCAAATCGCATGATTATCGcccttttgtattgttttaccACCTAGAATAACATTGATAGCTGTGGTACTGGCATAATAGTGAGTTGGTAATGGTCAATGTCATTTGAATGAAATTCAGCATTTTCATAAGTGGTATGAGCATGATTAGTAGGAATGGAATGAGCTATCGTTGTGAGTTTTGGATAGGATAATGGAATGCAGTGGTtcttaaaaatacgttttgtaATGGGTACACACTGGGCTTACGTCCAGCTACTATTTACCTGTTAGTTATTAAATCCTGACATACAAGCTTCTTGGTGACAATATGTTTACGTGGTCGAAGCTCGAACCCTCTTGACatgaataattataatacaaactTACCCGAAAGCAGATCAGCAAAATTaatggaaataatattattcctaTAATAGCCAATATCCGAAATACTTTTTCTTTACGTGATTCTTTGTAATATcctataatgaaaatattattttaatgtttttcgaTAAAAGGATTACACAGTGTACGTTTACCACATTGATATTCATGAAGATCTCTCGGCTAAGTCTAATTTCTTAATTGTTAAATTACAAATGGTAATTAAGAGTTGCATGTACTATTTACTTGTATTTGTAGTATCTGTTTTTGCTCTTTGTTCCATTATATGAAATTTTTTAATCAAACATAGTATTGCTTAATGTGAACACTATTTACAAAGTTATGACATGTAACGTCAgtcaatatgttgatgttttaAAAATCTGCATTCAACaaagtaaaaactaaataaaattttcaacaatttaattaaaattatttttttgactaGAATTAATATAATCGTCGTCATTTGAGTCTGTATTTATAAGTTGAGTGGGTGCTGAGAGCTCGGGCCAGGTCCGCCCATGAATGTTTTTAGGAAGTCCATTGGGAACGGAAAGATGATTGTGGAGTTCTTTTCAGCTGATATCGAGCTAAGCGACTGGAGGTACCGCAACTGAAAAAGAAGagcattattatttgttgtcAAACTATTTAAGTGAAATCTCCAACTAATTTCTAAGGAGGTCATCATTATGTGAGAGTATTTTACCTGTAATGCCATAGGGTTGTCTATCATAACAAGGGAAGCCTCCTTTAAAGCTTTGGACGCTTTAATTTCTCCCTCGGCCGCAATAATCTTGGCTCTGGCTTCTCGATCAGCTTCTGCTTCTGCAGCCATCGCCCTTTGCAGCTGCACGGGCAGCCTCACGTCCTTTCTGCAAACATTCAAGTCAGTTATTGCTTGAGAATAAGCGTTAAATCGAAAATCATGCATTGTGCTTTTAGGGGTCACATCTAGTCTACTTCTAAATACAATACATTACCATCACAGCCATTACTACAGAAAAGCAAACCTTGAGTCGACCTGCGATTCTCAGTCAAGCACGGTAAAGGGTCCACTTAGCTAGGAGTGAAAAACATCACCGCTACACTGAGAATAGCCCCTTGGAGAGATAAAATGGAGAGACTGGAAATGGAAGTCAGTATTTGAGACATATGTATTGCTTCTTGAAAAGAGAACATTTGAATATGGTACACAAGGAGAAGTAGACTGGAGGGTGGCGTTTGCTAGTGCTGTGGATGATGACGTGAATGAATGATGTGCAGGAAAAAGTGCTGGACATTAAAAGGATATATTTACATTCTCatttaaagaagaaaaatacatatgGCGTTGAGTGATTCAATAAGGTATTCAAATACTGGCTTACATTTCGACCCTCTCCACTTCAACTCCCCAAGGTTCAGTCGCTTCATCGAGGCTGGCTTGCATCATGTGACTTATCGCTTCTCTGTCCGACAGCAGCTGTGCCAAATCGCGCATGCCCAGAACATTCCGAAGTGTCGTCGCTGCTAGAAGACGCGTTGATGCACTGGAAAATGAAACGAATTACAATGTATGTGGGTGCATTTTTTAGGAGCTCATTCAAAAACTGGTTGTTAAATATTGTAGAAGTTTTACTTCAGTAAGTAAGTGAGATATACCATATTGGAATTCTAAAATGTTTACATATACCTGTAATCTGCAACCCGGACAACGGCATTCAAAGGCTCCTTGATGCGGTAGTAGACGACAGCATCCACGGCGACTGTCACTGAATCTCTCGTCAATACCTGTAAACATGTAGGAAGGTATTTAtgcaatgttatagttatatatattatatatatattataactaTGCATATAGTATTACAGCAG
Protein-coding regions in this window:
- the LOC124630541 gene encoding cuticle protein 8-like, translated to MAFVFKFLTPVMLATVVLSGKAPGGYSYSRFSGPVSGQIVEVQVPAAEGIPAQQHADYGYDHQTGQIHPDTAKYAHLKTVDYVAKPDYAYSYGVEDPHTGNLQNHKEHRDGDVVQGEYSLVEPDGSIRLVRYTADPKNGFQATVHKKAGGQPQKLVHYGHAKQEREDDSGEY
- the LOC124630542 gene encoding band 7 protein AGAP004871-like; the protein is MSYTKSNTKIQDDGISMAAKSTDMDLEKASKVMSQGFNLNQIAGSNDQNKCIESCLVFLSLLLVIITFPFSLFTIYVVVRQFERAIILRNGKLRKNKAYGPGLVYVLPCVDTVKYTDLRIISYAVPPQEALTKDALTIAVDAVVFYKINDPVWAVVNVADYKIATQFLAATTLRNALGTRKLAEILVDRPAVSYQVFENMKTLTLNWGVEIVRFELKDISLPLQLQKAMATEAESSRLANAKIIVANAEIESTKNLQKATKLLMDNPYCMQLRYLQALQMIAGDKTHTVVLPFSKDTIKSLLR
- the LOC124630540 gene encoding band 7 protein AGAP004871-like isoform X1, translating into MHLTFCDLTYHMDFGCYDKDSGEVECYLEIHCDTGTSCAITIQMPNPEAVGCIERFATFLSFLLVIITFPFSLFECFKVVQEFERAVIFRLGRVRKGGARGPGLFFVLPCIDTYRKVDLRTVSFDVPPQEVLTRDSVTVAVDAVVYYRIKEPLNAVVRVADYSASTRLLAATTLRNVLGMRDLAQLLSDREAISHMMQASLDEATEPWGVEVERVEIKDVRLPVQLQRAMAAEAEADREARAKIIAAEGEIKASKALKEASLVMIDNPMALQLRYLQSLSSISAEKNSTIIFPFPMDFLKTFMGGPGPSSQHPLNL
- the LOC124630540 gene encoding band 7 protein AGAP004871-like isoform X4 — its product is MAQTNPEAVGCIERFATFLSFLLVIITFPFSLFECFKVVQEFERAVIFRLGRVRKGGARGPGLFFVLPCIDTYRKVDLRTVSFDVPPQEVLTRDSVTVAVDAVVYYRIKEPLNAVVRVADYSASTRLLAATTLRNVLGMRDLAQLLSDREAISHMMQASLDEATEPWGVEVERVEIKDVRLPVQLQRAMAAEAEADREARAKIIAAEGEIKASKALKEASLVMIDNPMALQLRYLQSLSSISAEKNSTIIFPFPMDFLKTFMGGPGPSSQHPLNL
- the LOC124630540 gene encoding band 7 protein AGAP004871-like isoform X3, producing MHLTFCDLTYHMDFGCYDKDSGEVECYLEIPNPEAVGCIERFATFLSFLLVIITFPFSLFECFKVVQEFERAVIFRLGRVRKGGARGPGLFFVLPCIDTYRKVDLRTVSFDVPPQEVLTRDSVTVAVDAVVYYRIKEPLNAVVRVADYSASTRLLAATTLRNVLGMRDLAQLLSDREAISHMMQASLDEATEPWGVEVERVEIKDVRLPVQLQRAMAAEAEADREARAKIIAAEGEIKASKALKEASLVMIDNPMALQLRYLQSLSSISAEKNSTIIFPFPMDFLKTFMGGPGPSSQHPLNL
- the LOC124630540 gene encoding band 7 protein AGAP004871-like isoform X2, which encodes MRTELRTISTRRDNVPSHCDTGTSCAITIQMPNPEAVGCIERFATFLSFLLVIITFPFSLFECFKVVQEFERAVIFRLGRVRKGGARGPGLFFVLPCIDTYRKVDLRTVSFDVPPQEVLTRDSVTVAVDAVVYYRIKEPLNAVVRVADYSASTRLLAATTLRNVLGMRDLAQLLSDREAISHMMQASLDEATEPWGVEVERVEIKDVRLPVQLQRAMAAEAEADREARAKIIAAEGEIKASKALKEASLVMIDNPMALQLRYLQSLSSISAEKNSTIIFPFPMDFLKTFMGGPGPSSQHPLNL